In Gimesia panareensis, the genomic window TGGGTGCAGAACCGCCAGCATTTTAGCTGGGAAAAATCCCGTGTTCGCTCCGAGTTAGATCGTATTATGAATGACAGCTTTGAACTTGTCTGGAAGATCGCCAAGGACAAGAAGGTATCTCTGCGCATCGCCGCTTACATACTGGGCATCGGTCGAGTAGGCCGAGCGACTGTTATGGGAGGTATCTGATTGTCACATCATGGTTTACAGACGATTTCAGACTGTGATTGATAGACAATAGAAGTTTTACACCAGGCGCTAAATGAGGTGATATATATGGTTTCCACAGAGCAGCTGATCAATGATTGTGTCCTGTTTCAATCGGTTTCGCCGGATGAAATGGACGAATTGCTCTCTCACGCTGAAACAGAGGATTTTCCGGCAGGAGCCCGGATTCTGGATGAAGGAAATTCGACCCGGTATCTCTGGATTATTCAGAGCGGTAACTGTGAAGTACGTAAGCAGTTATCAAACGGAGACGAACAGACACTGACTCAGCTGGGGCCACTTTCGATTTTTGGTGAAATGTCTTTTTTCAAGCCGGCACCTCATTCGGCAAGTGTGGTGGCGATTTCCAATGTGTCCATCGTACGGATTCCCTGGCAGAACTTCGATCAGTTGCTGAAGCAGGGCGTCAGCGGGGCGCATAAAGTCGTGTACAATACCGTGCGGATCATGTCAGACCGACTGCGGACGATGGATCAATGGTCGGCGGAAATGGTCGAGAGCTGCGGTTCCCGGAATAAAAATGCAGAATGGCACGAATTCCGTTCCAAGCTATATTCTGACTGGCAGTTCTGAACGTGAACGATTCCTGGCCGCGACTGGAAATCGGCCTGTACAGGCTCCAGATTGCATAAATTGACATCGTTGCCGTCAGGAAAAGTGATCCCGCGTTGACACATTTCGGCTGATACTTGATACTTCGGTATGCGGAACCCGGTCATTTGGACTGAGGTGGGCGATACAGGAGCGCACCGACCGGGTAAACCAAGTGTCTGTACTGATGAAGCAACTCACCTGTTTTGAACAAACCCGGTGGCAGGAGCCGGTAAATTCCTGCTTAGATCTATTGATGTTATGAGTAGTATGACCGAATTAGACCTGGCGCAATACACCGAACAACTGGCTCAGCAGGCCCGCGATGCGTCGCGCAAACTGGTTTCTGCGAATGGGAACCAGAAAAATGCCTGGCTCCGCCGGATGACGGAACTGATTCGGGAACGGACTCCTGATTTACTGGCAGCAAATGAACGCGATATCCAACAGGCTCCCGAATACGGATTGACGGAAGCTTCGATTGACCGGCTGCGGCTGACCGAAGCGCGGTTGGAGGGAATCGTGACAGCGCTGGAAGAGATCATGGCGCTGCCGAACCCGATCGGCGAAGTGATTGACAGTAACATGCGGCCCAACGGTCTACTGGTTACCCGGGTGCGGGTGCCTCTGGGCGTGGTGTTTTTCATCTATGAATCCCGTCCGAACGTGACGATTGACGCGGCGGCGCTGTGTGTGAAAAGTGGCAATGCCGTCATTTTACGAGGCGGAAAAGAGGCCTTTCACAGCAACATGGCGTTCTATCAACTGCTGCAGGAAGGGCTCCGTGATGTGGGGCTGCCTGAGCAGGCGGTGCAGCTGGTGGAGACCACTGATCGTGAAGCGGTCGGACATTTCCTCAAGCTGAGCGAATTTATTGATGTTACGATTCCCCGGGGCGGCAAGGGGCTGATTGAACGTGTGGCCCGCGATGCCTCGATGCCTGTGATCAAGCATTTCGACGGCATCTGTCACGTTTACCTCGACAAGTCGGCGGATCCGGAGCTGGCAAAACGCATCACGGTCAACAGTAAATGTCAGCGTCCCGGTGTGTGTAATGCAGCAGAGTGTCTGCTGGTGCACGCTGAGGTGGCTGAGACGCTGCTGCCGGAAGTCGCGCAAGCGCTGCTGGACGAGGGCGTCGAGTTGCGGTGCTGTCCCCGATCGCTGGAACTGGTTGGGACTGGGAAGGCAGCTACGGAAGAAGATTACGGCACTGAATATGGTGCGAAGATCCTCTCGGTCAAAGTCGTGGAGGATATGGACGAAGCGATCCGGCACATTCACCAGTATGGTTCGGGGCATACCGAATCGATTATTACCACCGAACTGGCAGCGGCAGAAAAGTTCACAACTGAAGTGGATTCGGCGGCTGTGATTGTGAATGCCAGCACGCGTTTCAACGATGGTGGCGAGTTCGGCCTCGGGGCGGAAATCGGCATCAGCACAGACAAATTTCATGCACGGGGCCCCTGCGGGCTGAATGAATTGACGAGTTATAAATACGTGGCCCATGGAGCAGGGCAGATCAGAGAATAGAGGGGATTGTTGATTTTGCGACTCAGCCGGGGCGCTTTGTTACCGGGTGGGATGTGAATTAGAGGGAGGCCAGGGATGGCGGACGTACTCAGTCAAAATGAAGTAGAATCACTGTTATCGGCGCTGGATCCTGCCGCCAGTTCTTCCGGGGGCGGGGGGCGACCGGCGACACGGAATACTGACTTCAATTCCCAGATCAGTATCTACGATTTCAAACGCCCGGAACGTGTCAGTAAGGAACAGATGCGGGCGTTCCGTGCGCTGCACGAAAGCTTCAGTCGGGAATTCGGAGCGGCACTCAGCGGGATGCTGCGGTCGATTATCGAAGTCAAGCTGATCAGTG contains:
- a CDS encoding Crp/Fnr family transcriptional regulator → MVSTEQLINDCVLFQSVSPDEMDELLSHAETEDFPAGARILDEGNSTRYLWIIQSGNCEVRKQLSNGDEQTLTQLGPLSIFGEMSFFKPAPHSASVVAISNVSIVRIPWQNFDQLLKQGVSGAHKVVYNTVRIMSDRLRTMDQWSAEMVESCGSRNKNAEWHEFRSKLYSDWQF
- a CDS encoding glutamate-5-semialdehyde dehydrogenase, translated to MTELDLAQYTEQLAQQARDASRKLVSANGNQKNAWLRRMTELIRERTPDLLAANERDIQQAPEYGLTEASIDRLRLTEARLEGIVTALEEIMALPNPIGEVIDSNMRPNGLLVTRVRVPLGVVFFIYESRPNVTIDAAALCVKSGNAVILRGGKEAFHSNMAFYQLLQEGLRDVGLPEQAVQLVETTDREAVGHFLKLSEFIDVTIPRGGKGLIERVARDASMPVIKHFDGICHVYLDKSADPELAKRITVNSKCQRPGVCNAAECLLVHAEVAETLLPEVAQALLDEGVELRCCPRSLELVGTGKAATEEDYGTEYGAKILSVKVVEDMDEAIRHIHQYGSGHTESIITTELAAAEKFTTEVDSAAVIVNASTRFNDGGEFGLGAEIGISTDKFHARGPCGLNELTSYKYVAHGAGQIRE